In Candidatus Vesicomyosocius okutanii, one DNA window encodes the following:
- the aroQ gene encoding type II 3-dehydroquinate dehydratase — MDVLLLNGPNLNLLGSREPDYYGTQTLDDITSNLTKIANNVGLTFEHHQDNSEAKLIKYIHNAVDNGVQYIIINPAAFTHTSIALRDAILAVGIEFSEVHLSNIYKRENFRKQSYFSDIAQGIISGFGPQGYEFALQAAIQHIQQLERL, encoded by the coding sequence ATGGATGTTCTTTTATTAAACGGACCTAACCTTAATCTGCTTGGTTCTCGTGAACCTGACTATTACGGTACACAAACATTGGATGACATTACCAGTAATCTTACAAAAATAGCAAATAATGTTGGTCTGACGTTTGAACACCATCAGGATAATTCAGAAGCAAAGCTAATTAAATATATTCACAATGCTGTCGATAACGGAGTTCAATATATAATTATTAACCCTGCAGCTTTTACACACACATCAATCGCTTTACGTGATGCTATACTTGCTGTAGGTATTGAATTTAGTGAAGTTCACTTGTCTAATATATATAAGCGTGAAAATTTTCGCAAACAATCTTATTTTTCAGATATTGCACAAGGAATCATTTCAGGCTTTGGCCCTCAGGGCTATGAATTCGCGCTACAAGCTG